In Ahaetulla prasina isolate Xishuangbanna chromosome 6, ASM2864084v1, whole genome shotgun sequence, a single window of DNA contains:
- the GPR87 gene encoding G-protein coupled receptor 87, which yields MTAKFACKKTSIALSKALYVKTGRMAKIYKRISKKLKFAQSIIYCRSVATNMTSEKHLICKSTIIMGSNISYLNITDHQSPGQDINLWANYSQDLIGNSTNNELTTIVLPLLYLLIFLASIFLNSLAVWIFFHIRSKTSFILYLKNIVVADLLMTLTFPFKIIQDSRLGPWYFHFFLCRYTKVLFYASMYTTIVFLGLISLDRYLKVVKPFGDSRMYSITFTKILSLVVWIVTVFLALPDLVLTNSYPTKINTSDCLKLKSPLGVKWHNAVTYFNNGIFVIVLIVLIGCYIEISKYIYKSSKQFISPSNHKRKHSQSIRVVVTVFFICFVPYHLCTILFNLCQLDYYLGASAHKILYYCKEVTIFLSASNVCLDPIIYFFMCRSFSRRLFRKSNIRTRSESIRSFQSIRKSEVRIYHEYTDL from the exons atgacag CAAAGTTTGCCTGCAAAAAAACTAGCATCGCACTGTCCAAAGCTCTTTATGTCAAAACTGGAAGAATGGCTAAAATATACAAGAGAATATCCAAG aaattaaaatttgCACAATCCATCATATACTGCAGATCAGTTGCCACCAACATGACTTCTGAAAAGCATTTGATATGCAAATCAACAATAATAATGGGGTCTAATATATCATATCTGAACATTACag ATCATCAATCTCCGGGTCAAGACATCAATCTCTGGGCCAATTATTCACAAGACCTAATTGGGAATTCTACCAATAATGAATTGACAACTATTGTTTTACCTCTGCTTTATCTCCTTATATTCTTGGCAAGCATCTTTCTGAATAGCTTGGCAGTATGGATTTTCTTCCACATCAGAAGCAAGACCAGCTTTATTTTATACCTCAAAAACATCGTAGTTGCAGATTTGCTAATGACGCTGACATTTCCGTTTAAAATTATTCAAGACTCAAGACTGGGGCCATGGTACTTCCATTTTTTCCTATGCCGGTATACAAAAGTTTTGTTTTATGCCAGCATGTATACAACCATTGTTTTTCTTGGACTTATTAGCCTTGATCGATATCTGAAAGTGGTCAAACCATTTGGAGATTCCAGGATGTATAGCATTACTTTCACTAAGATTCTGTCACTTGTGGTTTGGATTGTTACGGTATTTTTAGCTTTGCCAGATCTGGTCCTCACTAATAGTTACCCAACTAAGATAAATACCAGTGACTGCTTAAAACTGAAAAGCCCATTGGGAGTCAAATGGCACAATGCTGTCACTTACTTCAATAATGGCATATTTGTCATTGTGCTGATTGTATTAATAGGATGTTATATTGAAATATCCAAATATATCTATAAATCCAGCAAGCAGTTTATTAGCCCTTCAAATCACAAGAGGAAACACAGTCAAAGTATAAGGGTGGTGGTGACggtattttttatttgctttgtgcCATATCATCTATGCACAATCCTTTTTAATTTGTGCCAGTTAGATTATTATTTAGGTGCTTCAGCCCACAAGATCCTGTACTACTGCAAGGAAGTGACTATTTTCCTATCGGCAAGCAATGTCTGCCTAGATCCAATCATCTACTTTTTTATGTGTAGATCCTTTTCACGGAGGCTTTTCAGAAAATCAAACATACGAACAAGGAGTGAAAGCATCAGATCCTTTCAGAGTATCAGAAAGTCAGAGGTGCGGATTTATCATGAATATACTGATTTGTGA
- the P2RY14 gene encoding P2Y purinoceptor 14 isoform X2, translated as MVDSSNTSESICDTNKIITQQIIPLIYGFIFIGGILLNSAAAWIFLHIPSKTSFIVYLKNIVIADLIMSLTYPFKIISDSKIGHWQLNVVVCRFSAVIFYLNMYINIVLFGLIGFDRCFKVMKPQFSTSAYNVQCSKIICLVIWLLQIVISVPNIILTNQTPTENKSNDCMKLKSPLGVRWHTASNYTCLGIFWIVFFLLIVFYSSIAKKIYISHQKFKRNSMLAKKKTNRNIFTIMLVFIICFVPYHLIRAPYTLKQIQPNYNCNIKNILFYLKELTLLLSAANVCLDPVIYVFLCQPFKEKLYQKLHLKVKTSEEFENSKSRKSNAIVETVTIL; from the coding sequence ATGGTCGATTCAAGCAATACTTCAGAAAGTATCTGTGATACCAATAAAATCATTACACAACAAATTATTCCATTGATCTACGGTTTCATCTTTATAGGTGGAATACTGTTAAATTCAGCGGCAGCTTGGATCTTTCTTCACATTCCTAGCAAGACAAGTTTTATTGTTTATCTCAAGAACATTGTCATAGCCGACCTTATTATGAGCTTAACTtacccttttaaaattatttctgacTCCAAAATTGGACATTGGCAGCTCAACGTTGTTGTCTGCCGCTTTTCTGCTGTCATCTTTTAcctaaatatgtatattaatatagTATTATTTGGACTCATAGGCTTTGACAGATGCTTTAAAGTAATGAAGCCCCAATTCAGCACTTCGGCTTACAATGTCCAGTGTAGCAAAATTATATGTCTGGTCATATGGCTGCTACAGATTGTTATCTCTGTTCCCAATATTATTTTAACAAACCAAACTCCTACAGAAAACAAATCAAATGACTGTATGAAGCTCAAAAGCCCTCTTGGAGTCCGGTGGCACACAGCTTCAAACTATACATGCTTAGGAATTTTCTGGATTGTGTTTTTTCTCCTAATAGTCTTCTACAGTTCCATtgccaagaaaatatatatttcacacCAAAAATTTAAGAGAAACTCCATGCTGGCAAAGAAAAAGACCAACCGAAACATTTTCACAATCATGCTTGTGTTTATCATTTGTTTTGTTCCATACCACCTGATCAGAGCCCCATATACATTGAAACAAATCCAACCTAATTACAACTGTAACATTAAAAATATACTGTTTTACCTAAAAGAACTTACACTGCTACTGTCTGCTGCAAATGTTTGTCTTGATCCAGTTATTTATGTATTCCTTTGTCAACCGTTTAAGGAAAAACTGTACCAAAAATTGCACCTGAAAGTTAAAACATCTGAAGAGTTCGAAAATTCTAAATCAAGAAAGTCAAATGCTATTGTTGAAACAGTTACTATTTTATAA
- the P2RY14 gene encoding P2Y purinoceptor 14 isoform X1: MTGTENELNMVDSSNTSESICDTNKIITQQIIPLIYGFIFIGGILLNSAAAWIFLHIPSKTSFIVYLKNIVIADLIMSLTYPFKIISDSKIGHWQLNVVVCRFSAVIFYLNMYINIVLFGLIGFDRCFKVMKPQFSTSAYNVQCSKIICLVIWLLQIVISVPNIILTNQTPTENKSNDCMKLKSPLGVRWHTASNYTCLGIFWIVFFLLIVFYSSIAKKIYISHQKFKRNSMLAKKKTNRNIFTIMLVFIICFVPYHLIRAPYTLKQIQPNYNCNIKNILFYLKELTLLLSAANVCLDPVIYVFLCQPFKEKLYQKLHLKVKTSEEFENSKSRKSNAIVETVTIL, translated from the exons atgacag ggacTGAAAATGAACTAAACATGGTCGATTCAAGCAATACTTCAGAAAGTATCTGTGATACCAATAAAATCATTACACAACAAATTATTCCATTGATCTACGGTTTCATCTTTATAGGTGGAATACTGTTAAATTCAGCGGCAGCTTGGATCTTTCTTCACATTCCTAGCAAGACAAGTTTTATTGTTTATCTCAAGAACATTGTCATAGCCGACCTTATTATGAGCTTAACTtacccttttaaaattatttctgacTCCAAAATTGGACATTGGCAGCTCAACGTTGTTGTCTGCCGCTTTTCTGCTGTCATCTTTTAcctaaatatgtatattaatatagTATTATTTGGACTCATAGGCTTTGACAGATGCTTTAAAGTAATGAAGCCCCAATTCAGCACTTCGGCTTACAATGTCCAGTGTAGCAAAATTATATGTCTGGTCATATGGCTGCTACAGATTGTTATCTCTGTTCCCAATATTATTTTAACAAACCAAACTCCTACAGAAAACAAATCAAATGACTGTATGAAGCTCAAAAGCCCTCTTGGAGTCCGGTGGCACACAGCTTCAAACTATACATGCTTAGGAATTTTCTGGATTGTGTTTTTTCTCCTAATAGTCTTCTACAGTTCCATtgccaagaaaatatatatttcacacCAAAAATTTAAGAGAAACTCCATGCTGGCAAAGAAAAAGACCAACCGAAACATTTTCACAATCATGCTTGTGTTTATCATTTGTTTTGTTCCATACCACCTGATCAGAGCCCCATATACATTGAAACAAATCCAACCTAATTACAACTGTAACATTAAAAATATACTGTTTTACCTAAAAGAACTTACACTGCTACTGTCTGCTGCAAATGTTTGTCTTGATCCAGTTATTTATGTATTCCTTTGTCAACCGTTTAAGGAAAAACTGTACCAAAAATTGCACCTGAAAGTTAAAACATCTGAAGAGTTCGAAAATTCTAAATCAAGAAAGTCAAATGCTATTGTTGAAACAGTTACTATTTTATAA